A single window of Falco rusticolus isolate bFalRus1 chromosome 16, bFalRus1.pri, whole genome shotgun sequence DNA harbors:
- the PHLDB1 gene encoding pleckstrin homology-like domain family B member 1 isoform X5, producing the protein MQQPGPSWLFLFPGHCVGAWMQARDRGLAGLQGLWMLGSTAPLCLGDMGMLPRRVPLGTRARTWWQPLSKSAQHLRAGTMEASGRTHASPTRRVQTIIQNSSLDLIDTGKGLKVQTEKPHLVSLGSGRLSTAITLLPLKEGRTTIGTAARDIILQGPGLAPQHCYIENTQGTLILHPCGNACAIDGVPLQQPTRLTQGCTICLGQATFLRFNHPAEAKWMKSMIPTGGRSPAALYGLPAKPKALVNGGCQPLERGCPSHSSLVSSIEKDLQDIMDSLVLEEPASHGGKKPLTCGRSPLSPVVNGGGCCLLSPPRSPGATSVGSSYENFSPLSSPPSSGGYTSPSPSSQEQGPAVPPVVPLRSSSYNHTMQLPPQRPALPPSGGLGEPWPAERLGDHRAGSPRLTPRPAPRPRAALQERPPSPFREPRDALAPSRQPTCKVVPDARLQPPESPRAARRNVESMRELPPLSPSLSRRAASPRVTPDATSLQPRLGREVPSSPRTRRKGLEEPRGARSPSPPLPAETPQRHPSFSTCLTPAYGLGSLAVPSPRQSPCLPRKPLGDPRPLTGPRERKNSITEISDNEDELLEYHRRQRQERVREQEMERLERQRLETILNLCAEYTKTDGTELGDVHWRLAGDTDPGRQVPRGAVILGRVAEELRQRESLERSEEENLKEECSSTESTHHEHEELAGPRAKDAQRLEEERASVLCRLDQLKGRVKELEQQLQETSREAEMERALLQGERESEAARLRQEQEAVQQLQEKLSSLDASIRKERDKEAEALEMEAKLFEDLEFQQLERESRLEEECEARGQQLLQSRAECHRSIARRKERVAALDAQAAQIQLQSTQEAERLARERNGILQLLQKEKEKLMSLERRYQLITGGRSFPKMSSALREETLHISEPYELLGGTKPMSPLPTAAASLASPATRSYPKAQEEYMRLSDVFRFCSNVHGPSPDTKASAAAPAATQCSFLLAVPPAANEYVTIEQLSGILGGLCAPAASPLGCAPPSPSSSGCAAAPPPPLPSLSSHYISAEMEQQLPGGPVWLPALDLEKWYQKVMAGFETSSSSSVSPPSSPPPLPAKAHSSHKPIQVYRAKTEGDAGALTPRMKSGTPSSSQLNLSVLGRSPSPKGPPSPAGSLPRNLMATLQDIETKRQLALQQKAELLPAELLQPGDPPGQQVIEEQKRRLAELKQKAAAEAQSQWEALHGQPSFPTALPPLVHHSILHHHRPHGVRPRAEELDHAYDTLSLESSDSMDTSISTGNNSACSPDNISSASGMDARKIEEMEKMLKEAHVEKSQLMESREQEMELRRQALEDERRRREQLERRLQDETVRRQKLVEKEVKLREKHFSQARPLTRYLPIRKEDFDLRLHIESSGHSVDTCYHVILMEKMCKGYLVKMGGKIKSWKKRWFVFDRMKRTLSYYVDKHETKLKGVIYFQAIEEVYYDHLRSAAKSPNPALTFCVKTHDRLYYMVAPSAEAMRIWMDVIVTGAEGYTQFMN; encoded by the exons atgcagcagcctggcccctcctggcttttcctctttcctggaCACTGTGTTGGGGCCTGGATGCAGGCGAGGGACAGGGGcttggctgggctgcagggtcTCTGGATGCTGGGAagcacagcccctctgtgcCTAGGGGACATGGGCATGCTGCCACGGAGGGTCCCACTCGGCACCCGGGCCAGGACTTGGTGGCAG CCTTTGTCCAAGAGTGCCCAGCATCTCCGAGCGGGCACCATGGAGGCATCTGGCAGGACCCACGCCAGCCCAACCCGCAGAGTCCAGACCATCATCCAG AACAGCTCCCTGGACCTGATTGACACGGGCAAGGGGCTGAAGGTGCAGACGGAGAAGCCGCACTTGGTGAGCCTAGGCAGCGGCCGGCTCAGCACTGCCATCACGCTCCTGCCCCTGAAGGAAG ggaggacCACCATCGGCACAGCCGCGAGGGACATCATCCTGCAGGGCCCTGGGCTGGCGCCCCAGCACTGCTACATTGAGAACACGCAGGGGACACTCATCCTGCACCCCTGTGGCAACGCCTGTGCCATCGACGGCGTGCCACTCCAGCAGCCCACACGCCTCACCCAAG ggTGCACCATCTGCCTCGGCCAGGCCACCTTCCTCCGCTTCAACCACCCTGCTGAGGCCAAGTGGATGAAAAGCATGATCCCAACAGGGGGCAGGAGCCCAGCGGCTCTCTATGGGCTGCCAGCAA AGCCCAAGGCCCTGGTGAATGGTGGCTGCCAGCCTTTGGAGCGCGGGTGTCCCAGCCACAGCTCCCTCGTCAGCTCCATCGAGAAGGACCTGCAGGACATCATGGACTCACTGGTGCTGGAAGAGCCGGCATCCCATGGCGGCAAGAAGCCACTCACCTGCGGCCggtctcccctctcccctgtgGTGAATGGGGGTGGGTGCTGCCTCCTGTCCCCCCCACGCAGCCCCGGGGCCACCTCGGTGGGCTCCAGCTATGAGAacttctcccctctctcctccccgCCCAGCAGCGGTGGTTACACTAGCCCCTCgcccagcagccaggagcagggtcCAGCTGTGCCCCCTGTTGTCCCACTCCGCTCCTCTAGCTACAACCACACCATGCAGCTGCCCCCCCAGCGCCCGGCCCTCCCACCCAGTGGGGGTCTCGGTGAGCCTTGGCCAGCCGAGAGGCTTGGGGACCACcgggcgggcagcccccgccTGACCCCCAGGCCAGCACCACGGCCAcgggcagctctgcaggagcgGCCTCCCAGCCCCTTCCGGGAGCCACGGGATGCCCTGGCACCCAGCCGGCAGCCCACCTGCAAGGTGGTCCCAGATGcccggctgcagccccccgAGAGCCCGCGGGCAGCCCGGAGGAATGTGGAGAGCATGCGGGAGCTGCCCCCCCTGAGTCCCTCCTTGTCACGCCGGGCTGCCAGCCCCCGTGTGACCCCTGatgccacctccctgcagccccggctgggcagggaggtgcccagcagcccccgcaCCAGGCGCAAGGGCCTGGAGGAGCCAAGGGGTGCCAGGAGCCCCTCGCCCCCACTGCCAGCAGAGACCCCCCAACGCCACCCCAGCTTCAGCACCTGCCTGACTCCAGCGTATGGGCTGGGCTCTCTGGCTGTGCCCTCACCCCGGCAGAGCCCTTGCTTGCCCAGGAAGCCCTTGGGGGACCCACGGCCACTGACAGGGCCACGGGAGCGCAAGAACAGCATCACTGAGATCAGTGACAACGAGGATGAGCTGCTGGAGTACCAccggcggcagcggcaggaGCGGGTGCGGGAGCAGGAGATGGAGCGCCTG GAGCGGCAGCGCCTGGAGACCATCCTGAACCTCTGTGCCGAGTATACCAAGACGGATGGCACAGAGCTGGGCGATGTGCACTGGCGCCTGGCTGGTGACACGGATCCTGGCCGGCAGGTGCCCAGGGGTGCCGTGATTCTGGGCCGTGTTGCCGAGGAGCTGCGGCAGAGGGAGAGTCTGGAGAggtcagaggaagaaaacctgaaggaggaatgcagcagcactgagagcaCCCACCATGAG CATGAGGAGCTGGCGGGTCCCCGGGCCAAGGATGCGCAGCGGCTGGAGGAGGAGCGCGCCAGTGTGCTCTGCCGCCTGGACCAGCTGAAGGGCCGTGTcaaggagctggagcagcagctgcaggagacaTCACGAGAG GCAGAGATGGAGCGGGCGCTGCTGCAGGGCGAGCGGGAGTCGGAGGCGGCACGGCTgcggcaggagcaggaggcagtgcagcagctgcaggagaagctCTCTAGCCTGGATGCCAGCATCCGGAAGGAGAGGGACAAG GAGGCTGAGGCACTGGAGATGGAGGCAAAGCTGTTTGAGGACCTGGaattccagcagctggagcGGGAGAGTCGCCTGGAGGAGGAGTGTGAGGCACggggccagcagctcctgcagagccGGGCCGAGTGCCACCGCAGCATCGCTCGCAGGAAG GAGCGGGTGGCTGCCCTGgatgcccaggctgcccagatccagctgcagagcacccagGAGGCTGAGCGCCTGGCCAGGGAGAGGAATGgcatcctgcagctcctgcagaag GAGAAGGAGAAGCTCATGTCTCTGGAGAGGCGATACCAACTCATCACAGGTGGCAGGAGCTTCCCCAAAATGTCCTCAGCTCTCCGAGAG GAGACCCTCCATATCTCAGAGCCTTATGAGTTGTTGGGGGGAACTAAGCCCATGAGCCCCCTGccaacagcagctgcctccttAGCTTCTCCTGCCACCCGCTCCTACCCTAAGGCACAAGAG GAGTACATGAGGCTGTCTGACGTTTTCAGGTTCTGCAGCAATGTGCACGGCCCCAGTCCGGACACtaaagcttctgctgctgcccctgctgccacTCAGTGCTCTTTCTTGCTTGCTGTACCTCCTGCAGCCAATGAG TACGTGACCATTGAGCAGCTCTCGGGCATCCTGGGTGGGCTCTGTGCCCCTGCCGCTTCCCCATTGGGCTGTGCCCCTCCGTCTCCTTCATcttcaggctgtgctgctgctcctcctcctcctcttccatctCTCTCTTCTCACTACATTTCTGCAGAG atggagcagcagctgccagggggCCCTGTGTGGCTCCCGGCTCTTGATTTAGAGAAGTGGTACCAGAAGGTCATGGCTGGCTTTGagacctcctcctcctcctctgtctctcctccttcttcccctcctccgCTTCCAGCTAAAGCTCACTCCTCTCACAAGCCTATCCAG GTCTATCGTGCCAAGACGGAGGGTGATGCCGGTGCCCTCACCCCTCGGATGAAGAGCGGCACCCCCTCGTCCTCACAGCTCAACCTCTCTGTGCTGGGGCGCAGCCCCTCACCCAAG GGCCCCCcaagccctgcaggcagcctgccccGCAACCTGATGGCCACGCTGCAGGACATTGAGACCAAGCGCCAGCTGGCCCTGCAGCAGAAGG ctgagctgctcccagcagagctcTTGCAGCCGGGCGATCCACCAG GTCAGCAGGTGATTGAAGAACAGAAGCGGCggctggcagagctgaagcagaaagcagctgccGAGGCTCAGTCCCAGTGGGAAGCCCTGCATGGgcagccctccttccccactgccTTGCCCCCGCTCGTGCATCACTCCATCCTCCACCACCACCGTCCCCATGGTGTCAGGCCCCGGGCCGAGGAGCTGGACCACGCATATGACACCCTCAGCCTGGAGAGCTCGGACAGCATGGACACCAGCATCTCCACCGGCAACAACTCCGCCTGCTCACCTGACAACATCTCCAG TGCCAGTGGGATGGATGCGAGGAAGATTGAGGAGATGGAGAAGATGCTGAAGGAGGCACACGTGGAGAAGTCACAGCTGATGGAGTCCCGG gagcaggagatGGAGCTGCGGCGGCAGGCACTGGAAGATGAGCGCCGGCGCCGAGAGCAGCTGGAACGCCGGCTGCAGGATGAGACCGTGCGGCGGCAGAAGCTGGTGGAGAAGGAGGTCAAGCTGCGGGAGAAACACTTCTCACAG GCTCGTCCCCTGACACGGTACCTCCCCATCCGCAAGGAGGATTTCGACCTGCGGCTGCACATCGAGTCCTCGGGCCACAGTGTGGACACCTGCTACCATGTCATCCTGATGGAAAAGATGTGTAAGGGCTACCTGGTCAAAATGGGCGGCAAGATCAAGTCTTGGAAGAAGCGCTGGTTTGTCTTTGACCGCATGAAGCGCACCCTATCCTACTACGTGG ATAAACATGAGACCAAGCTGAAGGGTGTCATCTACTTCCAAGCCATCGAAGAGGTTTACTATGACCACCTTCGCAGTGCTGCAAAG AGCCCTAACCCTGCGCTCACCTTCTGTGTCAAGACCCACGACCGCCTCTACTACATGGTGGCACCCTCGGCCGAGGCCATGCGCATCTGGATGGATGTCATCGTCACTGGGGCAGAGGGGTACACCCAGTTCATGAACTGA
- the PHLDB1 gene encoding pleckstrin homology-like domain family B member 1 isoform X10, with protein MQQPGPSWLFLFPGHCVGAWMQARDRGLAGLQGLWMLGSTAPLCLGDMGMLPRRVPLGTRARTWWQPLSKSAQHLRAGTMEASGRTHASPTRRVQTIIQNSSLDLIDTGKGLKVQTEKPHLVSLGSGRLSTAITLLPLKEGRTTIGTAARDIILQGPGLAPQHCYIENTQGTLILHPCGNACAIDGVPLQQPTRLTQGCTICLGQATFLRFNHPAEAKWMKSMIPTGGRSPAALYGLPAKPKALVNGGCQPLERGCPSHSSLVSSIEKDLQDIMDSLVLEEPASHGGKKPLTCGRSPLSPVVNGGGCCLLSPPRSPGATSVGSSYENFSPLSSPPSSGGYTSPSPSSQEQGPAVPPVVPLRSSSYNHTMQLPPQRPALPPSGGLGEPWPAERLGDHRAGSPRLTPRPAPRPRAALQERPPSPFREPRDALAPSRQPTCKVVPDARLQPPESPRAARRNVESMRELPPLSPSLSRRAASPRVTPDATSLQPRLGREVPSSPRTRRKGLEEPRGARSPSPPLPAETPQRHPSFSTCLTPAYGLGSLAVPSPRQSPCLPRKPLGDPRPLTGPRERKNSITEISDNEDELLEYHRRQRQERVREQEMERLERQRLETILNLCAEYTKTDGTELGDVHWRLAGDTDPGRQVPRGAVILGRVAEELRQRESLERSEEENLKEECSSTESTHHEHEELAGPRAKDAQRLEEERASVLCRLDQLKGRVKELEQQLQETSREAEMERALLQGERESEAARLRQEQEAVQQLQEKLSSLDASIRKERDKERAKVDAERKELEQLRVLYHESKSHLDKCPESMREQLQEQMRREAEALEMEAKLFEDLEFQQLERESRLEEECEARGQQLLQSRAECHRSIARRKERVAALDAQAAQIQLQSTQEAERLARERNGILQLLQKEKEKLMSLERRYQLITGGRSFPKMSSALREVYRAKTEGDAGALTPRMKSGTPSSSQLNLSVLGRSPSPKGPPSPAGSLPRNLMATLQDIETKRQLALQQKGQQVIEEQKRRLAELKQKAAAEAQSQWEALHGQPSFPTALPPLVHHSILHHHRPHGVRPRAEELDHAYDTLSLESSDSMDTSISTGNNSACSPDNISSASGMDARKIEEMEKMLKEAHVEKSQLMESREQEMELRRQALEDERRRREQLERRLQDETVRRQKLVEKEVKLREKHFSQARPLTRYLPIRKEDFDLRLHIESSGHSVDTCYHVILMEKMCKGYLVKMGGKIKSWKKRWFVFDRMKRTLSYYVDKHETKLKGVIYFQAIEEVYYDHLRSAAKSPNPALTFCVKTHDRLYYMVAPSAEAMRIWMDVIVTGAEGYTQFMN; from the exons atgcagcagcctggcccctcctggcttttcctctttcctggaCACTGTGTTGGGGCCTGGATGCAGGCGAGGGACAGGGGcttggctgggctgcagggtcTCTGGATGCTGGGAagcacagcccctctgtgcCTAGGGGACATGGGCATGCTGCCACGGAGGGTCCCACTCGGCACCCGGGCCAGGACTTGGTGGCAG CCTTTGTCCAAGAGTGCCCAGCATCTCCGAGCGGGCACCATGGAGGCATCTGGCAGGACCCACGCCAGCCCAACCCGCAGAGTCCAGACCATCATCCAG AACAGCTCCCTGGACCTGATTGACACGGGCAAGGGGCTGAAGGTGCAGACGGAGAAGCCGCACTTGGTGAGCCTAGGCAGCGGCCGGCTCAGCACTGCCATCACGCTCCTGCCCCTGAAGGAAG ggaggacCACCATCGGCACAGCCGCGAGGGACATCATCCTGCAGGGCCCTGGGCTGGCGCCCCAGCACTGCTACATTGAGAACACGCAGGGGACACTCATCCTGCACCCCTGTGGCAACGCCTGTGCCATCGACGGCGTGCCACTCCAGCAGCCCACACGCCTCACCCAAG ggTGCACCATCTGCCTCGGCCAGGCCACCTTCCTCCGCTTCAACCACCCTGCTGAGGCCAAGTGGATGAAAAGCATGATCCCAACAGGGGGCAGGAGCCCAGCGGCTCTCTATGGGCTGCCAGCAA AGCCCAAGGCCCTGGTGAATGGTGGCTGCCAGCCTTTGGAGCGCGGGTGTCCCAGCCACAGCTCCCTCGTCAGCTCCATCGAGAAGGACCTGCAGGACATCATGGACTCACTGGTGCTGGAAGAGCCGGCATCCCATGGCGGCAAGAAGCCACTCACCTGCGGCCggtctcccctctcccctgtgGTGAATGGGGGTGGGTGCTGCCTCCTGTCCCCCCCACGCAGCCCCGGGGCCACCTCGGTGGGCTCCAGCTATGAGAacttctcccctctctcctccccgCCCAGCAGCGGTGGTTACACTAGCCCCTCgcccagcagccaggagcagggtcCAGCTGTGCCCCCTGTTGTCCCACTCCGCTCCTCTAGCTACAACCACACCATGCAGCTGCCCCCCCAGCGCCCGGCCCTCCCACCCAGTGGGGGTCTCGGTGAGCCTTGGCCAGCCGAGAGGCTTGGGGACCACcgggcgggcagcccccgccTGACCCCCAGGCCAGCACCACGGCCAcgggcagctctgcaggagcgGCCTCCCAGCCCCTTCCGGGAGCCACGGGATGCCCTGGCACCCAGCCGGCAGCCCACCTGCAAGGTGGTCCCAGATGcccggctgcagccccccgAGAGCCCGCGGGCAGCCCGGAGGAATGTGGAGAGCATGCGGGAGCTGCCCCCCCTGAGTCCCTCCTTGTCACGCCGGGCTGCCAGCCCCCGTGTGACCCCTGatgccacctccctgcagccccggctgggcagggaggtgcccagcagcccccgcaCCAGGCGCAAGGGCCTGGAGGAGCCAAGGGGTGCCAGGAGCCCCTCGCCCCCACTGCCAGCAGAGACCCCCCAACGCCACCCCAGCTTCAGCACCTGCCTGACTCCAGCGTATGGGCTGGGCTCTCTGGCTGTGCCCTCACCCCGGCAGAGCCCTTGCTTGCCCAGGAAGCCCTTGGGGGACCCACGGCCACTGACAGGGCCACGGGAGCGCAAGAACAGCATCACTGAGATCAGTGACAACGAGGATGAGCTGCTGGAGTACCAccggcggcagcggcaggaGCGGGTGCGGGAGCAGGAGATGGAGCGCCTG GAGCGGCAGCGCCTGGAGACCATCCTGAACCTCTGTGCCGAGTATACCAAGACGGATGGCACAGAGCTGGGCGATGTGCACTGGCGCCTGGCTGGTGACACGGATCCTGGCCGGCAGGTGCCCAGGGGTGCCGTGATTCTGGGCCGTGTTGCCGAGGAGCTGCGGCAGAGGGAGAGTCTGGAGAggtcagaggaagaaaacctgaaggaggaatgcagcagcactgagagcaCCCACCATGAG CATGAGGAGCTGGCGGGTCCCCGGGCCAAGGATGCGCAGCGGCTGGAGGAGGAGCGCGCCAGTGTGCTCTGCCGCCTGGACCAGCTGAAGGGCCGTGTcaaggagctggagcagcagctgcaggagacaTCACGAGAG GCAGAGATGGAGCGGGCGCTGCTGCAGGGCGAGCGGGAGTCGGAGGCGGCACGGCTgcggcaggagcaggaggcagtgcagcagctgcaggagaagctCTCTAGCCTGGATGCCAGCATCCGGAAGGAGAGGGACAAG GAAAGGGCAAAGGTTGATGCTGAAAGGAAGGAGCTAGAGCAACTCCGGGTGCTTTACCATGAGTCGAAGAGCCATCTTGATAAGTGCCCCGAGTCAATGCGGGAGCAGTTGCAGGAGCAGATGCGAAGG GAGGCTGAGGCACTGGAGATGGAGGCAAAGCTGTTTGAGGACCTGGaattccagcagctggagcGGGAGAGTCGCCTGGAGGAGGAGTGTGAGGCACggggccagcagctcctgcagagccGGGCCGAGTGCCACCGCAGCATCGCTCGCAGGAAG GAGCGGGTGGCTGCCCTGgatgcccaggctgcccagatccagctgcagagcacccagGAGGCTGAGCGCCTGGCCAGGGAGAGGAATGgcatcctgcagctcctgcagaag GAGAAGGAGAAGCTCATGTCTCTGGAGAGGCGATACCAACTCATCACAGGTGGCAGGAGCTTCCCCAAAATGTCCTCAGCTCTCCGAGAG GTCTATCGTGCCAAGACGGAGGGTGATGCCGGTGCCCTCACCCCTCGGATGAAGAGCGGCACCCCCTCGTCCTCACAGCTCAACCTCTCTGTGCTGGGGCGCAGCCCCTCACCCAAG GGCCCCCcaagccctgcaggcagcctgccccGCAACCTGATGGCCACGCTGCAGGACATTGAGACCAAGCGCCAGCTGGCCCTGCAGCAGAAGG GTCAGCAGGTGATTGAAGAACAGAAGCGGCggctggcagagctgaagcagaaagcagctgccGAGGCTCAGTCCCAGTGGGAAGCCCTGCATGGgcagccctccttccccactgccTTGCCCCCGCTCGTGCATCACTCCATCCTCCACCACCACCGTCCCCATGGTGTCAGGCCCCGGGCCGAGGAGCTGGACCACGCATATGACACCCTCAGCCTGGAGAGCTCGGACAGCATGGACACCAGCATCTCCACCGGCAACAACTCCGCCTGCTCACCTGACAACATCTCCAG TGCCAGTGGGATGGATGCGAGGAAGATTGAGGAGATGGAGAAGATGCTGAAGGAGGCACACGTGGAGAAGTCACAGCTGATGGAGTCCCGG gagcaggagatGGAGCTGCGGCGGCAGGCACTGGAAGATGAGCGCCGGCGCCGAGAGCAGCTGGAACGCCGGCTGCAGGATGAGACCGTGCGGCGGCAGAAGCTGGTGGAGAAGGAGGTCAAGCTGCGGGAGAAACACTTCTCACAG GCTCGTCCCCTGACACGGTACCTCCCCATCCGCAAGGAGGATTTCGACCTGCGGCTGCACATCGAGTCCTCGGGCCACAGTGTGGACACCTGCTACCATGTCATCCTGATGGAAAAGATGTGTAAGGGCTACCTGGTCAAAATGGGCGGCAAGATCAAGTCTTGGAAGAAGCGCTGGTTTGTCTTTGACCGCATGAAGCGCACCCTATCCTACTACGTGG ATAAACATGAGACCAAGCTGAAGGGTGTCATCTACTTCCAAGCCATCGAAGAGGTTTACTATGACCACCTTCGCAGTGCTGCAAAG AGCCCTAACCCTGCGCTCACCTTCTGTGTCAAGACCCACGACCGCCTCTACTACATGGTGGCACCCTCGGCCGAGGCCATGCGCATCTGGATGGATGTCATCGTCACTGGGGCAGAGGGGTACACCCAGTTCATGAACTGA